In Ilumatobacter fluminis, the following proteins share a genomic window:
- a CDS encoding ABC transporter ATP-binding protein, whose protein sequence is MSTHLQSEGRVPDGTLLEVADLKTHFRTERGLVRAVDGVTFSLARGKALGVVGESGSGKTVLSRTIMGLLPSNAVNSGSVRFAGQEVLGLDSKQMRHLWGREMSMVFQNPMVSLNPLMKIGKQIEEPLQIHLGLDRRAARETAERLLRDVHIPEATKRLDQYPHELSGGMRQRVMIAIAMACGPTLLFADEPTTALDVTVQAQILELIGEQRRERNMSVILVTHDLGVVAGHTDEIAVMYGGRLVEKAPTRELFANMRMPYTKSLMRSIPKLDDPSHTRLVTIPGRPPDLVNPPKGCRFAPRCAYARDKCLQEEPPLVTADTSPDHVYACWFPVGSPEFQERDAEIMAATTTGVQLGGGR, encoded by the coding sequence GTGAGTACCCATCTCCAGTCCGAGGGCCGGGTCCCCGATGGCACGCTCCTCGAGGTCGCCGATCTGAAGACCCACTTCCGAACCGAACGAGGCCTCGTGCGCGCCGTCGACGGCGTCACCTTCAGCCTGGCCCGCGGCAAGGCGCTCGGCGTCGTCGGTGAATCCGGCTCCGGCAAGACGGTCCTCAGCCGCACGATCATGGGCCTGCTGCCCTCGAACGCCGTCAACTCGGGTTCGGTCCGGTTTGCCGGCCAGGAGGTACTCGGCCTCGACTCGAAGCAGATGCGGCATCTGTGGGGTCGCGAGATGTCGATGGTCTTCCAGAACCCGATGGTGTCACTCAACCCGCTCATGAAGATCGGCAAGCAGATCGAGGAGCCGTTGCAGATCCACCTCGGACTCGACCGCCGAGCGGCCCGCGAGACGGCCGAGCGCCTGCTGCGAGACGTCCACATCCCCGAGGCCACGAAGCGCCTCGATCAATACCCGCACGAGCTGTCGGGCGGCATGCGCCAACGAGTCATGATCGCGATCGCCATGGCGTGCGGACCGACCCTGCTCTTCGCCGACGAGCCGACGACGGCACTCGACGTGACGGTGCAGGCGCAGATCCTCGAGCTGATCGGCGAGCAGCGACGCGAGCGCAACATGTCGGTGATCCTCGTGACCCACGACCTCGGCGTGGTGGCCGGCCACACCGACGAGATCGCTGTGATGTACGGCGGGCGTCTGGTCGAGAAGGCCCCGACCCGCGAGCTGTTCGCCAACATGCGGATGCCGTACACGAAGTCGCTGATGCGTTCCATCCCCAAGCTCGACGACCCGAGCCACACCCGGCTGGTCACGATCCCCGGCCGGCCACCCGATCTCGTCAACCCGCCGAAGGGGTGCCGCTTCGCGCCCCGCTGCGCCTACGCGCGCGACAAGTGCCTGCAGGAGGAGCCGCCGTTGGTCACCGCCGACACGTCCCCGGACCACGTCTACGCGTGCTGGTTCCCGGTGGGCTCGCCCGAGTTCCAGGAGCGTGACGCCGAGATCATGGCGGCGACCACGACCGGCGTCCAGCTCGGGGGTGGTCGCTGA
- a CDS encoding FAD-dependent oxidoreductase yields MGTHYDCDVLVIGSGAGGAPTAAVLAESGLDVLVVEEGPWVEQGEVVPFSLDQMDRQYRSGGLTVALGRPSIAYTEGRCAGGGTEVNSGLYRRPSEQTLDRWRRGWRIADFETDRFMSLCDEVETALSVQTVPGRHTPASERLRSGAAALGWQHDEIPRWMSYPDDGDATEGQRQSMTRTYLPRARRAGATIVTDTRVDRLIIDRGHAFRAELTDANGEPATVDFGHVIVCAGAIHSPALLQRSGLRGLIGRRLAVHPTVKLAARFDEAVNVGDDVPVHQVKEFAPELSFGGSASHPGLVALALTDAWPTMRDAVTAWPEIAVYYAAITSEGRGRVQALPGFRDPLVTYRLTRRDRAVLGRGLARLTQVMLAAGAREVYPSFRHAPIVRDRSDLATLANRFSADAASVMTVHLCSTVPMGDDTSVAAADSHGKIHGTSNVYVNDASLLPDAPGVNPQASVMAVALRNARRFVEEVDA; encoded by the coding sequence ATGGGCACCCACTACGACTGCGACGTCCTCGTCATCGGCAGCGGTGCCGGCGGCGCCCCGACCGCCGCCGTGCTCGCCGAGTCCGGACTCGACGTGCTCGTCGTCGAGGAGGGGCCGTGGGTCGAACAGGGCGAGGTGGTCCCGTTCTCGCTCGACCAGATGGATCGCCAGTACCGCAGCGGCGGGCTCACCGTCGCGCTCGGGCGGCCGTCGATCGCCTACACCGAGGGTCGGTGTGCCGGCGGTGGCACCGAGGTGAACAGCGGCCTGTATCGGCGACCGTCGGAGCAGACCCTCGATCGATGGCGTCGCGGGTGGCGGATCGCCGACTTCGAGACCGACCGGTTCATGAGCCTCTGCGACGAGGTCGAGACCGCGCTGTCGGTCCAGACCGTGCCTGGCCGTCACACGCCGGCGAGCGAGCGACTCCGGTCGGGTGCCGCGGCACTCGGCTGGCAACATGACGAGATCCCGCGGTGGATGTCGTATCCCGACGACGGCGACGCCACCGAAGGGCAACGCCAGTCGATGACGCGGACCTACCTGCCTCGTGCGCGACGGGCGGGTGCCACGATCGTCACCGACACGCGAGTCGACCGGCTGATCATCGATCGCGGACATGCGTTCCGAGCGGAGCTCACCGATGCGAACGGGGAACCGGCGACGGTCGACTTCGGACACGTCATCGTGTGCGCCGGTGCGATCCACTCCCCTGCGTTGCTGCAACGGTCGGGCCTGCGCGGCCTCATCGGCCGACGCCTCGCCGTGCACCCGACCGTCAAGCTCGCCGCACGCTTCGACGAGGCCGTCAACGTGGGCGACGACGTCCCGGTCCACCAGGTGAAGGAGTTCGCGCCCGAGCTGTCGTTCGGCGGTTCGGCGAGCCATCCCGGTCTCGTCGCCCTGGCCCTCACCGACGCCTGGCCGACGATGCGTGACGCTGTCACCGCGTGGCCCGAGATCGCCGTGTACTACGCCGCGATCACCAGCGAGGGCCGAGGCCGTGTCCAGGCGCTCCCCGGGTTCCGTGACCCACTGGTCACCTACCGTCTCACGCGCCGCGACCGTGCGGTGCTCGGGCGAGGGCTGGCCCGGCTCACCCAGGTGATGCTCGCCGCCGGCGCACGCGAGGTCTACCCGTCGTTCCGCCACGCACCGATCGTGCGCGATCGCAGCGATCTCGCCACGCTCGCCAACCGTTTCAGCGCCGACGCTGCGAGCGTCATGACCGTCCATCTCTGCTCGACGGTGCCGATGGGCGACGACACCTCCGTCGCTGCGGCCGACAGCCACGGCAAGATCCACGGGACGAGCAACGTCTACGTCAACGACGCCTCGCTGCTGCCCGATGCGCCGGGCGTCAACCCGCAGGCGTCGGTCATGGCGGTGGCGCTCCGCAACGCACGACGCTTCGTCGAGGAGGTCGACGCGTGA
- a CDS encoding ABC transporter permease, whose translation MNYWLQRAGMAVLLLLAVSMLTFGAMNVLGDPLFNILGPVSGAKDLQGTAQADGYALRTQGDIPSGSYTIVEGVETLDHGEAVLVVTGDTLPKRADTIAGMDAVDETGSTITIVGGVVPGQFVQNGPEPSQLADVEAAEEEFYLDQPLPVRYVSWLTDFVQGDMGPQFSKTGEPPVTDLIKERLPRSFALLVMAQIMATIIAIPWALISAAKANKPVDRVSTITTFLIIALPNFALGVILKYVFAIQLGWFPQTFNAGDPFYQRMYQLFLPALTIALPAAAVYQRLLRTDLITTLQEDFILMARAKGVSRRDVLMKHALRPSLFSFITVFGINTGALIGGALVVENIFRVPGLGSAIVEAVLVEDFPVVLAIVMIVAFAFVMVNIIIDVIYTLIDPRVRT comes from the coding sequence ATGAACTACTGGCTGCAACGCGCGGGTATGGCCGTTCTGCTGCTGCTGGCCGTCAGCATGCTGACGTTCGGCGCGATGAACGTCCTCGGCGACCCGTTGTTCAACATCCTCGGACCGGTGTCCGGGGCAAAGGATCTCCAGGGCACGGCACAGGCCGACGGGTATGCCCTGCGGACCCAGGGCGACATCCCGTCGGGCTCGTACACGATCGTCGAGGGGGTCGAGACGCTCGATCACGGCGAGGCCGTGCTCGTGGTCACCGGCGACACCCTGCCCAAGCGGGCCGACACGATCGCGGGTATGGACGCCGTCGACGAGACAGGCTCCACCATCACCATCGTCGGCGGTGTCGTACCGGGCCAGTTCGTCCAGAACGGCCCCGAGCCGAGCCAGTTGGCCGACGTCGAGGCGGCCGAGGAAGAGTTCTATCTCGATCAGCCGCTCCCGGTTCGGTACGTCTCGTGGCTCACCGACTTCGTCCAGGGCGACATGGGACCGCAGTTCTCCAAGACCGGTGAGCCGCCCGTCACCGACCTCATCAAGGAGCGACTCCCCCGCTCGTTCGCCCTCCTCGTGATGGCCCAGATCATGGCGACGATCATCGCCATCCCGTGGGCGCTCATCTCCGCGGCGAAGGCGAACAAGCCCGTCGACCGGGTGTCGACGATCACCACGTTCCTCATCATCGCCCTGCCGAACTTCGCACTCGGCGTCATCCTCAAATACGTGTTCGCGATCCAGCTCGGCTGGTTCCCGCAGACGTTCAACGCCGGCGACCCCTTCTACCAGCGCATGTACCAGCTGTTCCTGCCGGCGCTCACGATCGCACTCCCCGCCGCCGCCGTGTACCAGCGACTGCTGCGCACCGACCTGATCACCACGCTCCAGGAGGACTTCATCCTCATGGCTCGCGCCAAGGGCGTCAGCCGGCGCGACGTGCTGATGAAGCACGCCCTGCGGCCGTCGCTGTTCTCGTTCATCACCGTGTTCGGGATCAACACCGGCGCGCTCATCGGTGGAGCGCTGGTCGTGGAGAACATTTTCCGTGTTCCCGGCCTCGGCTCGGCGATCGTCGAGGCGGTGCTGGTCGAGGACTTCCCGGTCGTGTTGGCGATCGTCATGATCGTCGCCTTTGCGTTCGTGATGGTGAACATCATCATCGACGTGATCTACACCCTGATCGACCCGAGGGTCCGGACATGA
- a CDS encoding NAD-dependent epimerase/dehydratase family protein, protein MSRSMRSVPDTTVVTGAGGWLGTALVHTLLDERSGTIVGLVTDGDEAARLGALDERIRPVVGDIRAPETLAPLFDAADGTTDVVHTAGVIHPTTFDDFDAVNHVGTRNVLDAARRADVRRFVHVSSNSPFGTNTHPTDRFRNDEPYAPYYGYGESKMRGELAVFDAVDAGLDAVIVRPPWFYGPHQPPRQTTFFRMVRTGRFPVFGDGRQRRSMSYVDNLAQGIVLAELVETEPGRAWWIADERPYEVREIVETVGRALADEGFDVSPNRFRVPDVVGRLAERADALIQSRGGYHQQIHVLGEMNKTIACDISAAQRDLGYAPEVDLYEGMRRSIRWCIAQGLEL, encoded by the coding sequence GTGAGCCGGTCCATGCGATCCGTTCCCGACACCACCGTGGTCACGGGCGCCGGCGGTTGGCTGGGTACGGCCCTGGTCCACACCCTGCTCGACGAACGGTCAGGCACGATCGTCGGCCTGGTGACCGACGGCGACGAGGCGGCACGCCTCGGGGCACTCGACGAGCGGATCCGACCCGTGGTCGGCGACATCCGCGCCCCCGAGACGCTGGCACCGCTGTTCGATGCGGCGGACGGCACCACCGACGTGGTCCACACGGCGGGCGTCATCCACCCGACGACGTTCGACGACTTCGACGCCGTCAACCACGTCGGCACCCGCAACGTCCTCGACGCCGCCCGGCGTGCAGACGTCCGACGCTTCGTCCACGTGTCGTCGAACAGCCCGTTCGGCACCAACACCCACCCCACCGACCGGTTCCGCAACGACGAGCCGTATGCGCCGTACTACGGCTACGGCGAATCGAAGATGCGGGGCGAACTGGCGGTGTTCGATGCCGTCGACGCCGGTCTCGACGCCGTGATCGTCCGCCCGCCGTGGTTCTACGGTCCGCACCAGCCACCGCGCCAGACCACGTTCTTCCGGATGGTCCGGACCGGGCGTTTCCCGGTCTTCGGTGACGGGCGCCAGCGGCGCTCGATGTCGTACGTCGACAACCTGGCCCAGGGCATCGTGCTGGCCGAACTCGTCGAGACCGAACCCGGTCGGGCCTGGTGGATCGCCGACGAGCGACCGTACGAGGTGCGCGAGATCGTCGAGACGGTCGGCCGCGCGCTCGCCGACGAGGGCTTCGACGTCAGCCCGAACCGGTTCCGGGTACCCGACGTGGTCGGACGGCTGGCCGAACGCGCCGACGCGCTCATCCAGTCACGAGGTGGCTATCACCAGCAGATCCACGTGCTCGGCGAGATGAACAAGACCATCGCGTGCGACATCTCGGCGGCACAGCGCGACCTCGGCTACGCCCCGGAAGTCGACCTGTACGAGGGCATGCGTCGTAGTATCCGTTGGTGCATCGCGCAGGGCCTCGAACTGTGA
- a CDS encoding DNA-3-methyladenine glycosylase family protein, which yields MRVITRTSPPSRSAPEATWRTVEAPRSLRRTLGAYQIGGGDPTTRLEPGRFRRATLTPDGPGTLQLTWRADPAPVDDDGLDAGAWGPGADWLLARVDALTGRRDQVVEIEEPEESDRPVVAALAASRTIRLGASGTLYHELLPTIIGQRITGGEALRQWHRLVRELGEPAPGPPEVAGELRLPPAPATLYRRPTWWFHPLGIEDKRARALTEVARHPQKLFAWADLSPADAAAKMTLIPGVGPWTAGTVRGLALGDPDAVVVGDYHYANVVAWALAGEARADDDRMLELLAPYRGQRGRVMYAVVRATGSAPKFGPRQRILPMSKW from the coding sequence TTGCGTGTCATCACCCGAACGTCACCCCCGTCACGATCGGCTCCTGAAGCCACCTGGCGAACCGTCGAGGCGCCGCGCTCGCTGCGCCGCACGCTCGGCGCCTACCAGATCGGCGGCGGCGACCCGACGACCCGACTCGAACCCGGCCGATTCCGCCGAGCGACCCTGACCCCCGACGGCCCCGGCACGCTCCAGTTGACGTGGCGCGCCGACCCGGCGCCGGTCGACGACGACGGGCTCGACGCCGGCGCGTGGGGGCCCGGCGCCGATTGGCTCCTCGCCCGGGTCGATGCGCTCACCGGTCGGCGGGACCAGGTGGTCGAGATCGAGGAGCCCGAGGAGTCCGACCGCCCGGTCGTCGCCGCGTTGGCCGCGTCGCGGACGATCCGCCTCGGTGCGTCCGGCACGCTGTACCACGAGCTGCTCCCGACGATCATCGGCCAGCGGATCACCGGCGGTGAAGCGCTGCGCCAATGGCACCGCCTGGTCCGAGAACTCGGTGAACCGGCGCCCGGCCCGCCCGAGGTGGCCGGCGAGCTGCGGTTGCCGCCCGCACCGGCGACGCTGTACCGGCGGCCGACCTGGTGGTTCCACCCGCTCGGGATCGAGGACAAGCGTGCCCGAGCCTTGACCGAGGTCGCCCGACATCCCCAGAAGCTGTTCGCCTGGGCCGACCTCTCCCCCGCCGACGCGGCCGCCAAGATGACGCTCATCCCCGGCGTCGGTCCGTGGACCGCCGGCACGGTGCGCGGCCTTGCGCTCGGCGACCCCGACGCCGTCGTCGTCGGCGACTACCACTACGCCAACGTCGTGGCGTGGGCGCTGGCCGGTGAAGCCCGTGCCGACGACGACCGGATGCTCGAGCTCCTCGCTCCGTACCGCGGCCAGCGAGGTCGGGTGATGTACGCCGTCGTACGAGCCACGGGCTCGGCGCCGAAGTTCGGGCCCCGTCAGCGAATCCTGCCCATGTCCAAGTGGTGA
- a CDS encoding NAD-dependent epimerase/dehydratase family protein produces MRCLVTGGSGYFGSLLVERLVADGHDVRNLDLLAAEHPDGVEYVGGDVRDRAAVADAVGGCDVVFNNVAQVPLAQDEYLLRSVNVDGTRVLLDACHDAGVGKVVHTSSSAVFGVPDTNPVLPTTVPKPQEAYGHAKLAAEWACLDAARDGLDVSIVRPRTILGHGRLGIFGILFDWIADGADPVVLGDGTNRYQFVHADDLADAIVRAGSSDGPAIFNIGTDRFGTMADALRHVCEHAGTGSRVRSVPAGPTSALMKATARLGLTPFAPYHWLMYSKSMWFDVDHARDQLDWAPRWSTDDMFAQSYDWYVANRASTESADASHHRRTTPQGALRAAKRITGLFPLAPISA; encoded by the coding sequence ATGAGGTGTCTCGTCACCGGTGGCAGCGGCTACTTCGGCTCGCTCCTCGTCGAGCGCCTCGTCGCCGACGGCCACGACGTCCGGAATCTCGATCTGCTCGCGGCCGAGCACCCCGACGGGGTCGAGTACGTCGGTGGCGACGTCCGTGACCGTGCGGCGGTCGCCGACGCGGTCGGCGGGTGCGATGTGGTGTTCAACAACGTCGCCCAGGTGCCGCTCGCACAGGACGAGTACCTGCTTCGCAGCGTGAACGTCGACGGGACGCGGGTGCTGCTCGACGCCTGCCACGACGCCGGCGTCGGCAAGGTCGTGCACACGTCGTCGAGCGCCGTCTTCGGCGTCCCCGACACCAACCCGGTGTTGCCGACCACGGTGCCCAAGCCGCAGGAGGCATACGGCCACGCCAAGCTCGCTGCCGAATGGGCGTGCCTCGACGCCGCTCGCGACGGCCTCGACGTGTCGATCGTGCGTCCGCGCACCATCCTCGGCCACGGGCGCCTCGGCATCTTCGGGATCCTGTTCGACTGGATCGCCGACGGGGCCGACCCCGTCGTGCTCGGTGACGGCACGAACCGCTACCAGTTCGTCCACGCCGACGATCTCGCCGACGCCATCGTGCGCGCCGGTTCGAGCGATGGCCCGGCGATCTTCAACATCGGCACCGATCGGTTCGGCACCATGGCCGACGCACTGCGCCACGTGTGCGAACACGCCGGCACCGGCTCACGGGTTCGCAGCGTTCCCGCCGGCCCGACGTCGGCGCTGATGAAGGCGACGGCTCGACTCGGTCTCACCCCGTTCGCGCCGTACCACTGGCTGATGTACTCGAAGTCGATGTGGTTCGACGTCGACCACGCTCGTGACCAGCTCGACTGGGCGCCGCGCTGGTCGACCGACGACATGTTCGCCCAGTCGTACGACTGGTACGTCGCCAACCGGGCGTCGACCGAGAGCGCCGACGCCAGCCACCACCGCCGCACGACACCACAAGGCGCGCTCCGAGCGGCCAAGCGCATCACCGGACTGTTCCCGCTCGCCCCGATCTCCGCATGA
- a CDS encoding ABC transporter substrate-binding protein has product MSTQQRPAVRRRLAALAVAAGLVFTACGGGDSDDDAGTDDSSEQDDSGSDDSGSDDSDDSDSDDSGSDDSDADEPADAAEAVEESGEDREEAIDITIAEEENTDPVTGGTLRYGLEADVNGLNPTASSLSAPGITMSFAVFDTLAASTTDGDWVPYLAESFTPNDDFTQWTVKLREGITFHDGTPLNAEAVVVNFEAQRAHPLVGLAVKPYFPEEGATTVVDDLTVTFTMLDPNANFPTALTGQLGLMASPTWLEAALADGSLNQAPVGTGPFVFESRSEDSVTRFVRNDNWWNGEVYLDAVEFLPVPDPDSRTELLFGGELDALQTTNQASVLDLTEDGSIQNVLNDASEESFAMMNTASAPFDDIRARKALTLATPVDLYNELIALGVNRPAEQMFTPDSPFYNPDVVQEHDDIEGAQALVAEYCGERAGDENTVLGTPACTDGKINIELQWSGPSTVQTRIAELLNESWTEAGFNVTFDELLQDEHVSQTAFGQYNVNTWRQFGATNPADDRVWLMCRNIGGISLNWPRFCDEERDAIILEIMATPNPDDQVPLWQQLTEKINQDYLYVFFNHTLWDNAFAENVKGVCNRTAPGDPEVTLKCSSNGANWFSSIWIE; this is encoded by the coding sequence ATGAGCACACAGCAACGACCTGCCGTGCGGCGCCGTCTCGCGGCGCTCGCCGTGGCGGCCGGCCTGGTCTTCACGGCCTGCGGCGGAGGCGACTCCGACGACGACGCCGGGACCGACGACTCGTCCGAACAGGACGACTCGGGCTCGGACGACTCGGGCTCCGACGACAGCGACGACTCGGACTCCGACGACTCGGGGTCCGACGACAGCGATGCCGACGAGCCCGCTGACGCAGCCGAGGCCGTCGAGGAGTCCGGCGAAGACCGCGAGGAGGCGATCGACATCACGATCGCCGAGGAGGAGAACACCGACCCGGTCACGGGCGGCACACTCCGCTACGGACTGGAAGCCGACGTGAACGGCCTCAATCCGACGGCGTCGAGCCTGTCGGCACCGGGCATCACGATGTCGTTCGCCGTGTTCGACACCCTGGCGGCGAGCACCACCGACGGCGACTGGGTGCCGTACCTCGCCGAATCGTTCACGCCGAACGACGACTTCACCCAGTGGACGGTGAAGCTCCGAGAAGGCATCACCTTCCACGACGGCACGCCGCTGAACGCCGAAGCGGTCGTGGTCAACTTCGAGGCCCAGCGCGCCCACCCGCTCGTCGGCCTGGCCGTGAAGCCGTACTTCCCCGAGGAAGGCGCCACCACGGTCGTCGACGACCTCACGGTCACGTTCACGATGCTCGACCCGAACGCCAACTTCCCGACGGCACTCACCGGCCAGCTCGGCCTGATGGCGTCGCCGACGTGGCTCGAGGCCGCACTCGCCGACGGCTCGCTCAACCAGGCGCCGGTCGGCACCGGCCCGTTCGTGTTCGAGAGCCGCAGCGAGGACTCGGTCACCCGGTTCGTCCGCAACGACAACTGGTGGAACGGCGAGGTCTACCTCGACGCCGTCGAGTTCCTGCCGGTGCCCGATCCCGACTCGCGGACCGAGCTGCTGTTCGGTGGTGAGCTCGATGCGCTCCAGACGACCAACCAGGCGTCGGTGCTCGACCTGACCGAGGACGGCTCGATCCAGAACGTGCTCAACGACGCGAGCGAGGAGTCGTTCGCGATGATGAACACGGCGAGCGCCCCGTTCGACGACATCCGTGCTCGCAAGGCGCTCACGTTGGCCACCCCGGTCGACCTCTACAACGAGCTGATCGCCCTCGGTGTCAACCGACCGGCGGAGCAGATGTTCACGCCCGACAGCCCGTTCTACAACCCGGACGTGGTGCAGGAACACGACGACATCGAAGGTGCCCAGGCGCTCGTCGCCGAGTACTGCGGTGAGCGTGCGGGCGACGAGAACACCGTGCTCGGCACGCCGGCGTGCACCGACGGCAAGATCAACATCGAGCTGCAGTGGTCGGGCCCCTCGACCGTGCAGACCCGCATCGCGGAGCTCCTGAACGAGTCGTGGACCGAGGCCGGCTTCAACGTCACCTTCGACGAGCTGCTCCAGGACGAGCACGTCAGCCAGACCGCGTTCGGTCAGTACAACGTCAACACCTGGCGTCAGTTCGGCGCCACCAACCCGGCCGACGACCGTGTCTGGTTGATGTGCCGCAACATCGGCGGCATCTCGCTCAACTGGCCCCGCTTCTGCGACGAGGAACGCGACGCGATCATCCTCGAGATCATGGCGACCCCGAACCCCGACGATCAGGTCCCGCTGTGGCAGCAGCTCACCGAGAAGATCAACCAGGACTACCTGTACGTCTTCTTCAACCACACCCTCTGGGACAACGCGTTCGCCGAGAACGTGAAGGGCGTTTGCAACCGCACCGCCCCGGGCGACCCCGAGGTCACGCTGAAGTGCTCGTCGAACGGCGCCAACTGGTTCAGCTCCATCTGGATCGAGTGA
- a CDS encoding ABC transporter ATP-binding protein, with protein MAGTGTAHLREGDAVLRVEDLVVEFPIGRNQTVSAVAGISFDVMPGETLGIVGESGCGKSTTGRAIMQINEPTSGSVVFQGRDLTSLSAEELRSARTKIQMIFQDPISSLNPRRKVRDSVKDPLDIWNRGTKQERLDLVDATLEQVGIDPARAAESRPHEFSGGQCQRISIARSLVLDPTMIICDEPVSALDVSVQAQVLNLLEDLKEEYGLTLIFIAHDLAVVKNISDRVAVMYLGKLCEIAASDDLYAQPAHPYTNVLVESIPIPDPDIAVGQAAAIGEPPSPVAPPSGCRFHPRCPNATEVCSTAEPEIREIAPAHYVACHHPNVTPVTIGS; from the coding sequence ATGGCCGGCACCGGCACCGCACACCTCCGCGAGGGCGACGCCGTGCTGCGCGTCGAAGACCTCGTCGTCGAGTTCCCGATCGGTCGCAACCAGACGGTGAGCGCCGTCGCCGGCATCAGCTTCGACGTGATGCCCGGTGAGACGCTCGGCATCGTCGGTGAGTCCGGGTGCGGTAAGTCGACGACGGGTCGGGCGATCATGCAGATCAACGAACCCACGTCGGGTTCGGTCGTCTTCCAGGGCCGTGACCTCACGTCACTGTCGGCCGAGGAACTCCGATCGGCACGCACGAAGATCCAGATGATCTTCCAGGACCCGATCTCGAGCCTCAACCCGCGACGCAAGGTGCGCGACAGCGTCAAGGATCCGCTCGACATCTGGAACCGCGGCACGAAGCAGGAGCGACTCGATCTCGTCGATGCCACGCTCGAACAGGTCGGTATCGATCCGGCGCGCGCCGCCGAGAGCCGTCCGCACGAGTTCTCGGGCGGCCAGTGTCAGCGCATCTCGATCGCTCGGTCGCTCGTGCTCGACCCGACGATGATCATCTGCGACGAGCCCGTGTCGGCGCTCGACGTGAGTGTCCAGGCGCAGGTCCTGAACCTGCTCGAAGATCTGAAGGAGGAGTACGGCCTCACCCTGATCTTCATCGCTCACGACCTCGCCGTCGTCAAGAACATCTCCGACCGGGTCGCGGTGATGTACCTCGGCAAGTTGTGCGAGATCGCCGCCAGCGACGACTTGTACGCCCAGCCTGCGCACCCGTACACCAACGTGCTCGTCGAGTCGATCCCGATCCCCGATCCCGATATTGCCGTCGGTCAGGCTGCGGCGATCGGCGAACCGCCGTCGCCGGTGGCTCCCCCGTCCGGGTGCCGGTTCCATCCCCGGTGTCCGAACGCGACCGAGGTGTGTTCGACGGCCGAACCCGAGATCCGCGAGATCGCACCCGCGCACTACGTTGCGTGTCATCACCCGAACGTCACCCCCGTCACGATCGGCTCCTGA
- a CDS encoding ABC transporter permease, which yields MSDLPESPALVAADVILEDEPSESMKTRRTLGVGFWVSIAWLVIIVLAAILAPYLGLKDPDANYIDRDLGRPPYPPSADFWFGSDNDAKDVFSRTIWGARVSLVVGFVAIACGMLIGGTLGLLAGYLRGWFDRAISFVFLVLLSFPALVLAILITALLDRSLRTVAGTLGFLSIAPVGRLARATTIQYSEREFVLASRTLGAKHGRIMVRELLPNVLIPMGALGLLGMAVAIVAEGALAFLGLSVEQELTWGKLIQLGSGSRDLQEAPWISMGPILILFLTVLALNFAGDRVREYFDVREVSL from the coding sequence ATGAGCGATCTCCCCGAATCCCCGGCGCTCGTCGCCGCCGACGTCATCCTCGAGGACGAACCCAGCGAGTCGATGAAGACCCGCCGCACCCTCGGTGTCGGCTTCTGGGTCTCGATCGCCTGGCTGGTCATCATCGTCCTGGCCGCGATCCTGGCGCCCTACCTCGGGCTCAAGGATCCCGATGCGAACTACATCGACCGCGATCTCGGTCGACCTCCGTACCCGCCCAGCGCCGACTTCTGGTTCGGCTCCGACAACGACGCGAAAGACGTGTTCTCTCGCACCATCTGGGGCGCACGGGTGTCGCTGGTCGTCGGTTTCGTGGCGATCGCCTGCGGCATGCTGATCGGCGGCACCCTCGGGTTGCTCGCCGGCTACCTCCGTGGCTGGTTCGACCGGGCGATCTCGTTCGTCTTCCTCGTCTTGCTGTCGTTCCCGGCGCTCGTGCTCGCGATCTTGATCACGGCGCTCCTCGACCGCAGCCTCCGCACGGTGGCCGGCACCCTGGGCTTCTTGTCGATCGCCCCCGTCGGCCGGCTCGCCCGAGCGACGACGATCCAGTACTCCGAGCGCGAGTTCGTCCTCGCCTCACGCACACTCGGCGCCAAGCACGGCCGGATCATGGTTCGTGAGTTGTTGCCCAACGTCCTCATCCCGATGGGTGCGTTGGGCCTGCTCGGCATGGCCGTCGCGATCGTGGCCGAAGGTGCGCTCGCGTTCCTCGGTCTCTCCGTCGAACAGGAACTCACGTGGGGCAAGCTGATCCAGCTCGGCTCCGGCAGCCGCGACCTGCAGGAGGCGCCATGGATCTCGATGGGGCCGATCCTCATCCTGTTCCTCACCGTGCTGGCGCTGAACTTCGCCGGCGACCGTGTTCGTGAGTACTTCGACGTCCGGGAGGTCTCGCTGTGA